One Rickettsiales bacterium genomic window, GCACATAAAGGCAGAAGGATTTTTCTGTAACCTCTTGCGACTAATTTTCTGTTTTTAAGATTAAATAATGTGATGCCAGTTAGGGATAAACAGAAAGTTATAAACACATTTATTGAGTATAAAATTACAAGTGTATGAACAACGCCACCTGTAAGCATTGTGCATAATATAGCTGAAACACCCATAATTATAACACCATTTCTGGTAACCAACCTTGATGAAAGCGAGCTAAACTGCATCGGAAGCCACCTATCAGAAGCCATAGCCGCAAGAACATTAGGCCCGCTTATAAAACCTGTATTTGCTGCGACAAATAATAATAATGCTTCAAATAATAGAACAATAAAAACAAATGGCTCAGAGATATAATAATCACCAATTTTCCACTCTTCAGTTATACTAAGGAAAGCAGTTGCATTAAGCGTCTGCCCATCGACTTTTTCAACTTCCCAAAGTAAATATATTAAAATTGTTCCCATCGCCATAAAAGCTAGCGAAGTTGCCAGTGCAAGCATTGTTGCTTTTGCTGTTTTAACTTTAGGTTCTGCTAAACTCGAAATGCTGTTTGATACAGCTTCCAAACCAGTATATGTTCCACCACCAAGTGAAAATGCTTTGAATAAAATTAGAGCACCACCTAACCAGCCTACTTCTGAAGCAGTAATTTTAGTTTCTTCAATTGCGTTTGGAACAATTTTCTCTAGCCCATAAGCGTGTCCAAAAATTCCATAAAGGATTAAGAAAATATGCGTAATAATAAAGCCCAAGAATATTGGCATTAATATTTTTATAGATTCCTTCATTCCACGCAAATTCATATAAGTTAGAACTATAATAAGCAAGCTAATGAGTAGAATTTTATTCATCTGATATTCATCAGGTACTAAGCTGTAAAGGGCATCAACGCCTGCCGCTATTGATATTGCGATGGTTAGAACATAATCAATCACCAACGCACCACCTGCAACTAAGCCAGCCTTTGGTGAAATAAGAGTAGAGGCAACTTTATATCCCCCACCGCCAGAAGGGAATTTTTCAATTATCTGATTATAAGAAAGTGCAATTAAAAAAACCGTTATACCAGTTGCTAGTGCCAAAATAATTGCTAGCTCACTATGATTACCAAGTGCAACGAAAGTTTCTTCAGGGCCATAACAAGCTGATGAAATTCCATCTGCACCAAGTCCAATCCAAGCAAGAAAAGTTGCTAGTGCAATATGCTGTCTAACTTTACTATCAAGGGGGTCTAAAGGTTTACCGAAAAAGAAATTGCGAATAGAATTGAAGGTCATTAGAAAAATTTTTGGTTAGCAATCAGTTGCTTTTATCTTCAACTGATGAGGGCTTGCTTTCAGAGGTTTTATCTTCGTCTTTGATAGCTTCTTTGAAAGTTTTGATACCTTTGCCTAAGTCACCCATAACTTTTGGCAATTTTCCCGCCCCAAAAATAACAAAAACAATTATTGCAATAAGAATAAGCTCAGTAACACCGAATCCCATAAGGTTAATTTTTTGTTAGTGAAGTGGATATAAACACCTCTTATTTAGAAAACACAAGAAAAATGATTATATGAATTTAAACAGCCCTCTCAACTGAGTAATTAATTATCTCTAAAAGCATTTTTTTATATTTGTTTTCTGGCATTTTAGCGAGGGATTTTCTAGCATTTTCTGCATATTCCACAGCAAAATTTCTAGAAAATTCATAAGCATCATATTTTTTCATATTACCCAAAAACTCTTTGAATTCTTTTTGGTTACGATTTTCTTCATCAATCAAAAATAAATTTTCTAAATGCTTTTTGTAATTTTTATCAGCAATTTTTGAGTAAGTATAAATCGCTGGAAGGGTTGCTTTTCCCTCCCTAAAATCATCACCTAAATTTTTACCCCAATTATTTTCATCGGCAAAATAATCAAGGTTATCATCAGTTATTTGAAAAGCAATGCCAAGATTTCTGCCAAAATTTGCAGAATTAATTTTGGTTTTTTTATCCATATTTGCAATCACCGCACCAACTGAAGCACAGGCTGAAAACAACTCAGCAGTTTTTGAGGTGATAATATTTATATATTCTTCCAAGCTCGTTGTAATATCAGCTTTATACATTAATTGCTTGATTTCACCCTCAGTAATTATTGAAGAAGTTCTTGAGAGAATTTCAATAATCTCTAAACTTTCGCAATCGCTCATAATTTTGAAGGCTTCTGCTAATAAAAAATCACCGACTAAGACGCTTGCGGAATTCCCCCATAATTCATTGGCAGTTTTTCTACCCCTGCGAAGCTTACTGCCATCAACCACATCATCATGAAATAAAGTTGCCGTGTGCAGAAGCTCAACACAGCAAGCCATATTAACAATTTTAGAGCCTTTGCCACCAAGCATTTTTGCAGTTAGGATTACTATAATTGGCCTAAGCCTTTTTCCCCCTGCTGAAATAATATGTTGCAGTAACATTTTTATCAAATCTGGGCGATTATTGCCAAGTGAAAGGATTTTTTTATCAACGAGCTTTAATTCCTTCTCAAATAATTTTTTATTTTTTGTAAGTATGTTCATATTATGTAACGATTTATAAGCCCGAGTTTTTCAATAAAATTTAGAGAAATTTCTTGCTTGGAAAATTCAAAATCTTTTTGTTTCATTTTTTTGAGGTAAATTTCATAAACTCTCGCCATTATTAATGCAACCCTCATAGATTCTCTATCTTCTTCAGGCAAAATATTTAGGGCCTTATAAAAATATCCCTCTGCAATTCTTGCTAATTCTTTTATAGCAGGCTTAATTTTTGGCAAATATTCTTTATAATTGATTGCGATTTTATAAGTGATTTCATTATCAAAGCCGTATTTTATCGCTAGATTTTTTGGTATATAAACCCTATCAATTTTCGCATCTTCCTCAACATCTCTAATGATATTAATTAATTGTAATGCCTTGCCTAAATTTATAGCAAATTCGCTTATTTTATCTTCATTGTTTTTATTATATCCAAATATTTTAACTGATGCTAAACCTACGCAACCAGCCACTTTATATGCATAATCTTCAAGTGTTCCAAACGACGGATATTTCATCTCCCCTAATAAATCCATTTCTTGAGCCTCAATAATCTTTAAGAAAATATTTTTATCAATTTTATTTCTAATTGAAACCAAATTCAATTGCCTAATTATTGGACTTGTAGGGTAACAATAAAAATCCAAGCTAGCGATACCTAAAATTTCTTTTTTGAAAAATTCTATATTATTTTTTGCTTCAGAATTTTTATCAACTTCATCAGCTATATCATCAGCTTTTTTGCAGAAAGCGTAAAGCGTAAGCATATCTTTACGCTTTGTTTTATCTAAAAATTTTAGAGGCCAAACAAAAGAGCTTTTAGCCTTAAGAGCTACAATTTCAACTATTTTACCAATATTTTTAACGCATAATGCTTTATAAAAACCAATTATACCGCAAAGAAATTTTTCAAATTTATTAAGTTCAACTCTTTTTCTTAAAATATCATTTTTACGAAGTTTCTTTATAAGAAAAATACATATATAAATTATTGTGTATAGTTCTGTTCTAACCCTTAAACTAAAAATATTTTCTGGAAGGTTTTTTGCATTAGAAATTTTTTCAGATAAAATATCTAAAATCCTTTTTTTACCTAGATTAATTTCTTCGGTTTCTTTAGGCAAAGTTAGGTTTTCATTTTGAGGAAAGAAAGAATTATCAAAATAAATCCTACCAAGATTTTTATAATCTGATTTCAAATCCTGTAGGTGGTTAATTAGTTGCAAAACTCTGCAAATGTTGTCTGATTTTTTAATATCGCAATCAAATTCTCCGCAAGCCTCAAGAAAAGCACGCCCAATAACACTCGCAGATTTATCGCAATATTTAAGGGTTTCCTCAAAATTATTATATCTATTTTTCTCTGCATCTTGAATAAAAGCCTCAAGCAGATTTACCATATGCCTAATATCATAAACGCCATTTTTGCAGAATTCCGCATATTTTTTTAGAAAATTAGGGGCTTCTTGTGCTTCAATATTTTCAAAATTATTTTCGTAATATTCTGTTAAAATATTCTTGAAATTATTTAGCTTATCCAGTTTTTTTTGAGAGGATAAACTCTTATTATCAGCAATTTCATCAGCAATTCTGGCAAATTTATATAGGGCCCAAATTGCTTTTCTAGCTTTCTTTGGAATTAGAAATGAAGCAACTGGAAAATTCTCAGCTTTTCTATGCTTTTCAAGCAAATCTAATTCTTTTAATTTAGTTTTGTAGGAAAATAATTTCATTCATTTTTTTGGAATATTTTCTATAGATATAATGTCATTCTGAGCGAAGCGAAGAATCTAGATCTTTCGCTATGCACAAGATGACTAAACTTATTTATCCAGCAACGCATCTTTTATTTTTACATATTGGCTTTTTATCTGATTTGGGGCATTTATTTGAACAAACCGCCTGACCACAAATATTAGTAACATTTTCAACTTTTTCTAAAAAAATATCTTCAAAAATTCGATGTAAATAAAAATTACATCCAAGTGGACACCTTCCTTCAAGAACAATACAATCAGTTTCTCTATCACATCTTTTAGCTAAAACTTGGAATTTTTTGAACTCCTCAATTGCTTTTCCGCACTCAGATTTTTCTAATTTTTTAGAATCATCTAAATATTTTTTTTGCGAGTTTCCCTCCATTGCAAAAGAATTTGCGGAAAATAAAATAATAAAAAATAGAATTAAAAGCCTAAGCATAATTATCCTTTTATTCCCATCAATCTACAAATTGCTCTTGTTTGGTGAGCTCTATTTAGAGTGTAAAAATGGAACTGGTTAACGCCCTCTTGTCTTAGAATTCTGCATATTTCACCAGTTATTGAAACAGCCAACATATCCCTAGTTTGCGGGGTATCATCAAGCCCATCGAATAAATCTATCAGCCATTTTGGAACGGAAGATTTACACATTTCAGAAAACTTCAAAAACTGCTTAAAGTTTGAAATTACTATAATTCCCGGCACGATTGGAATATTAATACCAGCTTTTCTAACCCTTTCTAAATAAGAAAAATAAAACTCTGGATTCAAAAAATATTGAGTTATAACCCTATTCGCACCAGCATCAACTTTAGCTTTTAGATATTCAATATCTTTTTCAAAAGAGGCTGATTCTGGGTGTTTTTCTGGAAATCCTGCAACACTAATTTCGAAATTTCCAATTTTCTTAAGCCCTGCAACTAACTCACTTGAATATAAATATCCCTCTGGGTTTGGAATATAATTCTCATAACCTTCCGGCGGATCACCCCTTAAAGCAACGATGTGATTGATATTGTGCTTCAAATAATTCTCAGCAATTTGCTTGATTTCATCTTTTGATGCCTTAACACAAGTTAAATGTGGTGCTGGCGTAAGCGAAGTTTCCTCCCTAATTCTAACCACCGTATTGTGGGTTCTTTCACGAGTTGACCCACCTGCTCCATAAGTTACTGAGACAAATTTCGGCTTAAGTGGCTCAAGCTCTTTTATAGTATCCCACAAAGCCTTTTCTGCTTCATCAGATTTAGGCGGAAAGAACTCAAAAGACACATCAGGGGCAGGTAAATGAAGAAAATCTTCAATTCTTGCTAGTATTTTGTTTAATTTTTTATTATTTTGGCTCATCTTTTTTTCAAAAAAAATATTACTACTTCTAACTACATATATATTATGAGTAATTTTTTCAAACCCTTATTTTTAATTGTTTTTATTACATTAATTTTAGTTAGTAAAAACTCAACTGCATCTAATAACCCATCTATTAGAATGGTTAATGTTGACACTTCAAAACTTTCTGATGATTATGATTACGCTTTAGATAATGATGATTTTGAATCTTATAATCGTGCGATTTTCTCCTTCAATAAAGCACTTGATGATTATTTTTTAGCTCCAGTTGCAAGGGGTTATAGAAGCACATTTCCGGAATGGGTTAGAAATAGATTTTCTGATTTCTTTAACAATGCTCAAGAACCTAGAAACTTTGTAAACTCTATCTTACAAGGTGATGCTTCAGGTGCATTAACAGCCTTTTGGCGACTAAATGTCAATTTAACCTTTGGTGTTCTTGGCTTTCACGATGCCGCAGCAGGCTTTGGTTTGTATGAGAAAGATAAATATTTCAGCCAAACATTAGCTTTATATGGCTTATCTGCAGGAAATTATATTGTTCTACCCCTCTTTGGCCCTTCAACTTCAAGAGATTTTGGAGGCTTTATATTTGATAATTTGCTTGAACCTGATACATATGTTGGTGCTTCAAGCAACGCTGCTAGAGCCTTAGCAAGTTATAGTTACAACTTCTCAGAGATCGTTTCTATCAGAGAAAACTTACTAGATATTACAGATAATTTAGAAGAAGATTCTTTTGATTTATACTCAAGTTATAAAAGTGGCTATTTACAAAACCGCAAAAAACAAATAGAGGATACCGCAGAATAATAAAATTTTATATTAAATATGAAACTTCTTAAATTATTTTTTGTTTTCACAATTATTTGCTTCACTTCACAATATGCATATTCAAACATCATTGCGACAAAAGATCCTAAAGATTACGCAAATAAATTAGGTAATAAAATAATAGAGCTTGTAGAAGCAAAAATTTCCAATGAGGAAAAGCAAAAAAAACTAATAGAATTATTTAGAGCAAACGCAGATACAACCTATATGGCAAATTTTGCGATTGGTAAATTCAATAGGCTTCTTACAAAAGAGCAAAAAACTCGTTATCAAAATTTATATAGTGATTATGTTGTATACACCTATATTCCTAGGTTTAGGGAGTATGAAGGTGAAAGGCAGAATGTTTTAACCGCTCTTGATTTAGGTCAAGGTGAGTTCCTCATTAAAACTACAATTACCTCAGTTAAGGCTAAAAATGGTAAAGTTAGCGTTGATTATAAAGTAAAAAGGGCAGGCAATAGCTTCAAAGTTTTTGATGTAATTGGTGAGGGCGTAAGCTTAATAACCACACATAGGGCTGATTTTACAGCACCTATTTCGCAAAAAGGCGTTGATTTTTTCCTTGATAGATTAGAGGAAAAAGTTAAAAAACAAAAAGCCGTTAAATGGGATAGTATTAAAAAGAAAAAATAAAACAAAACTACTTAGTATTTATGAACTTAGAGAAAAATAAAATAATCGCATCAATATTACTTGCTGGCCTTCTTGCTATGCTTTCGGGAACCGCTTCAAAGATACTCTACGGTTCAAATTCTCACTCCGAGACAGATGAAAAAAGGGGCTATAAAATTGAGGGCGTTGTTGCTGATGCAAACGCTACTGAAGCTAAAGCGGAAGAAATAGATAAGCTCGCTCTTATTGCTTCCGCTGATGCAACAGCAGGTGCTAATGTTGCTAAAAAATGCGTAGCTTGCCATTCTTTTGAAAAGGGTGGAGCAAATAAAGTTGGGCCTAATTTGTGGAATATTGTTAATAAAGCTAAAGCTGAAACGGCAGGGTTTCAATATTCAAAAACATTACTTGATATGAAATCTCAAAAATGGGGATATGAAGAATTATGGGCGTTTATAAATGCACCTCAAGCTTACGCCAAAGGCACTAAAATGGCTTTTGCAGGGGTTAAAAACCCACAAGACTTGGCAAATCTTATCGCTCATTTAAGAAATTTTTCTGATAGCCCTGCCCCATTGCCAGCAAAGTAAGTTATATGCAAAATTATTTAGGCTTTAAAAAAATTGAATTAAAAAATTTTTTTGAAGAAATTACCGAAGATGACTATGGATTGCATAATTTAACAAATGAGCAAGGAGGAGACCTTAAATATAAAAAGGTTGAAACATTTTTGATGTATAAAAAGGGTTTTGATTCAACTGAAGAAAGGAATGTTTTTGTTTTATCTTTAGAGACAAAGTATAACGCTACAAAAATAGATGCATCTCCAGAAAATCAAAAAACTTTTCCAAGAGAATTTCATTACATTACTGATGACAATAATACTCTTTACATATCACCTGCACTTTATCAAAAAATTTCTTTTGAACAAAGTGATGTCAAAAAAGCCAGTAATGGAGAAAAATTAGAATTATGATAAATTATTTTGAAAATCCTCAGATTGCAATTTGGCTTATAATAGGCGTAATTTTTATTGTTCTTGAAGTTTTTACCTTCGCTGGGATTGGATTTATTACTGCTGGCTTGGGGGCAATTACGCTTGGGGCATTACTTGCTTTCAAATTTTTAGATTCCACAGATATTCTTGAAAATATAGCTTATTTTCTCTTTTTTACAATAATGTGGTGGGTTATTTTATGGCGTCCGCTTATAAAATCCATCAAGGCAAAATCAACTGATTATAACTCTTTCAAAGGCACTAACGCAATCATAGATAATGAAAACGGCCTTGAAATTGGTAAAATTGGTTATGTTCGATGGAGTGGCACTAGAATGCGTGCAAGAATTAACCCAAACTCAACGCAAAGTTTTATTGCCGATAAAGAAAGCGTTTGGGTGATTGAAAATAAAAATGGCATTCTTATAATTGATACCACCGAGCCCAAAAATTAACTTAACTAAAAAAATGTATGCAAATAGAGATTTCAGCAGTTGCTATAGCAATATTACTTTTCGCAATTATCGTTTTATTCAAAGGCGTTAAAATTGTTCCGCAACAGCAGGCTTGGGTTGTTGAGAGGCTCGGCAAGTTCTCTCGCACACTTGATGCTGGCTTAACGCTAATAATTCCATTTATTGATAGGGTTGCCTATAAACACACTTATAAAGAGCAATCTATTGATGTTCGCTCTCAAAAAGCAATCACAAAAGATAATGTAAACCTTGAAATTGATGGCGTATTATATGTTAAAATTATTGATCCAAAACTAGCATCTTATGGCGTAGCTGACCCATATCTGGCACTTATCCAGCTTGCACAAACCACAATGAGATCAGAAATTGGCAAGCTAGTGCTTGATAAAACTTTTGAAGAACGCGAAACCCTAAATATTGGCATTGTTAACGCTTTGAATGAGGCTTCTTCAACTTGGGGCATTCAATGTATGCGATATGAAATTAAGGATATCAACCCGCCGGAATCTATCCTAAAATCAATGGAGCAACAAGTTACCGCAGAAAGAACCAAAAGGGCTTTAATCCTAGAATCTGAAGGTAATAGACAATCTAAAATTAATATTGCAGAAGGTAAAAAGGCGGAGCAAGTTCTAGCCTCAGAAGCACATAGAACTGAACAAATTAATAAGGCAGAAGGTGAAGCTCAGGCGATTCTTAATGTTGCCGAAGCAACTGCAAAAGGTATTGAAATTGTTGCAAATACTATTCAAAAAACTGGCGGAAAAGATGCAGTTTCTTTGAAGCTTGCTGAAAAATACATTGAGGCTTTTTCAAATCTAGCAAAACAATCCAATACTTTAATAATCCCGAGCAATTCTGCAGATATTGGTTCTTTTGTAGCCCAAGCCCTCACCGTTTTTGATGATATTAAAAAGAAGAATAGCTAGTTTAACCCTCTGTCATTTTTTATAACACTATTTGCAAGGGAATATGATAAACTCTCATCAAAAAGTTTCCTTTCTTGGAATTCATATATAGTTTTGCCATTTCTATAGAAATCTAAAAATTCCAAAACATCTTTTTCGAAAGCTTGTCTATTTTTATCTGCATAAGAAAATATTAACGAGACATCATCTCTGAACTTCCAAATATTATTTAAATATTTGTCTAATTGACTCCAATTGTATTCTGAATAAGATGCTTTTGAGTTTAATTTATTTGCAGAATTTATATCATTAATTTTTTTAAATAAAACTTTGACTGGCTCCTTATTAACTAAACCATTTTTAATATTTAATGTGATTTCATAACTTAATACTTTTTTGCAAGATTCTAAAAAAAGCTTTGTGTAGTCTGCTTTTTCAGCAAAGGCTTCTTTAGAAAGATTATAGTATGGATTTTCTTTTTTTTTGATTTTGTAATTATCTGTCATAAATGTTCTAAAATTACAAATGCTGAAACTAAGCCTAATGAAACTTTATTTTTATTCAATACATCATCACTAAGCGAGATAAATATTTTTTTATTTTGTAAAAATTTTGCTAGGTTGCAACCAGCAGAAATTTTAACGAAAGGTTTTCCTTTTTCATCATTCAAAATTGAAATATCTTTGAATGAAATATCACCGCCAATGCCAGTGCCAATTGCTTTAGAAATGGCTTCCTTGCCGGCAAATCTTTTGGCTAGATAGTTGATTTGTTGATTGTTTTTTTCGTTTTTTCGTTTGATAAAAATTTCCAATTCTTCATCTGATAAAATTCTTTCAGCGAATTTATCTCCAAATTTTTTGAATGCATCTTCTATTCTTGAGATGGAAATTATATCTGTGCCAATTCCTGTTATCATATCTAGCCGAGCATTCCTTTTATCTTTTTTATAACATTTGGCAGGCCTTCAAAAATTGCCTCACCGATTATAAAATGCCCTATGTTAAGCTCTATAATCTGAGGGATTTTAATAATTTCAGGTATAGAATTATAATTAAGCCCGTGCCCTGCGTGGCAGATTATACCAAGTTTTTCAGCATCCAAACTAGCAATTCTGAATTTCTCAAATTCTGAATTTATTTCTTCGGCTAACTCCTTATCCTGCTTGTGGGGAGATGATTTAATCTCATCAATCAGCCTACAAAATTTACCAGTGTGAAATTCTACAATCTTTGCACCTGCTTCTTTTGAAGCCCTCAACTGCCCTAAGTCTGCATCTATAAAAAATGAAGGAAGAATATTTTTTTTTGTAATCTCCCGAGAAAAATTTTTAAGCAATTCAAAATTTTTTATAACATCTAAACCGCCTTCAGTTGTTAATTCCTCCCGTTTCTCTGGAACTAAACAACAAGAATTTGGAACTACCTTCAATGAAATTTCAAGCATTTCATCAGTTGCAGCACACTCAAAATTTAATGGCAGAGGAATTTTCTCTTTTATTTCAAAGACATCTTTATCTTTAATGTGCCTTCTATCTTCTCTTAAATGAATTGTAATGCCATCAGCACCTGCACGCATAGCGGTTTCCGCACCTCTAAGAATGCTTGGATGCATCTCGCCCCTAGCATTTCGCAAGGTTGCGATGTGATCAATATTTACGCCAAGTTTAATTTTTGAAGACACTTAGAAAAAATTCTTTAATACCAGTGCCATAACACCAGCTAAAACAGTGCCTAACATCCATTTTATGATAAGAAGTTCAGTCTCTATTTTATTAAAACGATTATCATAGTCAGCTATTGCTTCTGCAGCCTTTCTTGACTTATCTTCTGAAGCACCTGCATCTTTTAGTGCATCATAAATTTCAATTATCATTGTTGTCATAACACTTTCAAAGATTATTTTTTGGCATTCTATCTTATTTTATCAATAAAGTATAGAGTTTTGGAATTAAATTTGTTTAGATTTTCTTACAAATTAATTTTTTAATTATGCAACCTATTAATGATAATTTTCTAAAACATTACCCTAAAAATATAAATTGGTTTGAGAATATTGAGCCAAAACCAATTTATGAAATTCTAAATTATGCAGTTAAAAATTTTCCAGAAAAGCCTGCGATAGATTTCTTTGGAACAATTATCTCATATAAAGAATTAGGTGAACTGACTGATAAATTTGCATTAGGTATCAATAGATTAATTCAGCAATCTAAAGTAAATAATAGTTCAAATCAACAGCTAAAAATTGGTATTTATATGCCAAATTGTCCGCAGTTTGTAATTGCTTATTATGCGATATTAAAAGCTGGGCATATTGTGGTAAATTATAGCCCTCTATACTCAGAAAAAGAACTTGCATATCAAATAGATGACTCAGATACTTCAACCATTATAACGCTAAACCTTAATTTGCTTTATCCCAAAGCTAAAGCATTACTTCAAAAAACTGACCTAACCAGTAATAAATTAAAGCAAATTATAGTTGCAGATTTTACAGAATATCTGCCTTTTCCTAAAAATTTTCTATTCAAGATTTTTAAGTCAAAAGATTTAGCAAAAACTGAATTTGATAATAAAACTCAAATTGAGTGGAATGAAATTCTTAAACTAGGTTTTGATGCAAAAGAAAACTATAATGCACCTGTGAATATAGATGAAACAGCAATTATTCAATATACTGGTGGCACAACAGGCACACCTAAAGGTGCGGAATTAACTCACAAAAATGTTTATATTAATTCAGTGCAGAGTAAAATTTGGGGGGCAACAATTCCTGAAGGCGAAGGCTCAGTGCTAACTATTCTGCCACTTTTCCATGTGTTTGCGATGACAACCGCAATGAATTTTGGTGTGCTATCAGCCTATAAATTAATCTTGCACCCTCGCTTTGATATTAAGCAAGTTTTGAAGGATATTCACAACAAAAAGCCAACTGCAATGCCGGGTGTGGCGACGATGTATAATGCAATAAATAATTATAAAGATACGCCAAAATATAATCTTAAAAGCCTAAAAGTTTGTATTTCTGGCGGCGGGCCATTGCCACTTGAAATCAAAAGAAAATTTGAAGAAATTTCTGGTTGTAAACTTGTTGAGGGCTATGGCCTCACGGAATCATCACCAGTAGCGAGTTGCAACCCCGTGGAAGGCTTAAACAAAGAAGGCTCAATCGGCTTACCACTTCCACAAACTGAAATTCTTATAGAAGATATTGAAAATAGAGGAAAATTCTTAGGAATAAATGAAATTGGCGAATTATGCATAAAAGGCCCGCAAGTGATGAAAGGCTATTACAAACGCCAATCTGCCACTGATGAAGTAATTGTAAATGGTATTTTACGAACTGGCGACATTGCAAAAATTGATGAAGATGGTTATGTTTTCATAACAGATAGGCTTAAGGAAATGATTATTTGCGGAGGCTTTAAGGTTTACCCACGCCAAGTGGAGGAGGCATTATATCAACACCCAGCGGTTTTAGAGTGTGCAGTTATTGGCATTCCAGATGATTATAGTGGGCAGAAAGTTAAGGCTGTGATTGTTCTAAAGCCAAATTATAAAGCGGAAAAAGATGATTTTATAAATTATTGCAAAACGCATCTAGCAAAGCACGAAGTGCCTAAAGAGGTTGAATTCCGCTCTTCTTTACCAAAATCCCCAGTGGGTAAAATCTTAAAGAAAGAGTTGAAGTAGTTATTGATTAATGTGATAATTTTTTTGTTGCTTCACCAAATCCTGCTGGAACAACTGTAGTTAATGAAGCTAATTGAGGATCTACTTCGTATCCAGCAATATTATAATTTCCTGAGATAGTGGTATTGTCTCTAAGGGGCATTACTGTCACATTAACAGGTATAGCTTGAACTTGTTCAGTTAAATTATAATGTTGAATAGTTAGATCCAGCAAAAATTCACCCCCTAATGAATCACTAACTTT contains:
- a CDS encoding APC family permease is translated as MTFNSIRNFFFGKPLDPLDSKVRQHIALATFLAWIGLGADGISSACYGPEETFVALGNHSELAIILALATGITVFLIALSYNQIIEKFPSGGGGYKVASTLISPKAGLVAGGALVIDYVLTIAISIAAGVDALYSLVPDEYQMNKILLISLLIIVLTYMNLRGMKESIKILMPIFLGFIITHIFLILYGIFGHAYGLEKIVPNAIEETKITASEVGWLGGALILFKAFSLGGGTYTGLEAVSNSISSLAEPKVKTAKATMLALATSLAFMAMGTILIYLLWEVEKVDGQTLNATAFLSITEEWKIGDYYISEPFVFIVLLFEALLLFVAANTGFISGPNVLAAMASDRWLPMQFSSLSSRLVTRNGVIIMGVSAILCTMLTGGVVHTLVILYSINVFITFCLSLTGITLFNLKNRKLVARGYRKILLPLCA
- a CDS encoding twin-arginine translocase TatA/TatE family subunit, with the translated sequence MGFGVTELILIAIIVFVIFGAGKLPKVMGDLGKGIKTFKEAIKDEDKTSESKPSSVEDKSN
- a CDS encoding polyprenyl synthetase family protein, producing MNILTKNKKLFEKELKLVDKKILSLGNNRPDLIKMLLQHIISAGGKRLRPIIVILTAKMLGGKGSKIVNMACCVELLHTATLFHDDVVDGSKLRRGRKTANELWGNSASVLVGDFLLAEAFKIMSDCESLEIIEILSRTSSIITEGEIKQLMYKADITTSLEEYINIITSKTAELFSACASVGAVIANMDKKTKINSANFGRNLGIAFQITDDNLDYFADENNWGKNLGDDFREGKATLPAIYTYSKIADKNYKKHLENLFLIDEENRNQKEFKEFLGNMKKYDAYEFSRNFAVEYAENARKSLAKMPENKYKKMLLEIINYSVERAV
- a CDS encoding squalene/phytoene synthase family protein, which encodes MKLFSYKTKLKELDLLEKHRKAENFPVASFLIPKKARKAIWALYKFARIADEIADNKSLSSQKKLDKLNNFKNILTEYYENNFENIEAQEAPNFLKKYAEFCKNGVYDIRHMVNLLEAFIQDAEKNRYNNFEETLKYCDKSASVIGRAFLEACGEFDCDIKKSDNICRVLQLINHLQDLKSDYKNLGRIYFDNSFFPQNENLTLPKETEEINLGKKRILDILSEKISNAKNLPENIFSLRVRTELYTIIYICIFLIKKLRKNDILRKRVELNKFEKFLCGIIGFYKALCVKNIGKIVEIVALKAKSSFVWPLKFLDKTKRKDMLTLYAFCKKADDIADEVDKNSEAKNNIEFFKKEILGIASLDFYCYPTSPIIRQLNLVSIRNKIDKNIFLKIIEAQEMDLLGEMKYPSFGTLEDYAYKVAGCVGLASVKIFGYNKNNEDKISEFAINLGKALQLINIIRDVEEDAKIDRVYIPKNLAIKYGFDNEITYKIAINYKEYLPKIKPAIKELARIAEGYFYKALNILPEEDRESMRVALIMARVYEIYLKKMKQKDFEFSKQEISLNFIEKLGLINRYII
- the metF gene encoding methylenetetrahydrofolate reductase [NAD(P)H], whose product is MSQNNKKLNKILARIEDFLHLPAPDVSFEFFPPKSDEAEKALWDTIKELEPLKPKFVSVTYGAGGSTRERTHNTVVRIREETSLTPAPHLTCVKASKDEIKQIAENYLKHNINHIVALRGDPPEGYENYIPNPEGYLYSSELVAGLKKIGNFEISVAGFPEKHPESASFEKDIEYLKAKVDAGANRVITQYFLNPEFYFSYLERVRKAGINIPIVPGIIVISNFKQFLKFSEMCKSSVPKWLIDLFDGLDDTPQTRDMLAVSITGEICRILRQEGVNQFHFYTLNRAHQTRAICRLMGIKG
- a CDS encoding VacJ family lipoprotein → MSNFFKPLFLIVFITLILVSKNSTASNNPSIRMVNVDTSKLSDDYDYALDNDDFESYNRAIFSFNKALDDYFLAPVARGYRSTFPEWVRNRFSDFFNNAQEPRNFVNSILQGDASGALTAFWRLNVNLTFGVLGFHDAAAGFGLYEKDKYFSQTLALYGLSAGNYIVLPLFGPSTSRDFGGFIFDNLLEPDTYVGASSNAARALASYSYNFSEIVSIRENLLDITDNLEEDSFDLYSSYKSGYLQNRKKQIEDTAE
- a CDS encoding ABC transporter substrate-binding protein; the encoded protein is MKLLKLFFVFTIICFTSQYAYSNIIATKDPKDYANKLGNKIIELVEAKISNEEKQKKLIELFRANADTTYMANFAIGKFNRLLTKEQKTRYQNLYSDYVVYTYIPRFREYEGERQNVLTALDLGQGEFLIKTTITSVKAKNGKVSVDYKVKRAGNSFKVFDVIGEGVSLITTHRADFTAPISQKGVDFFLDRLEEKVKKQKAVKWDSIKKKK